CACATTCCAATATAGCCCATGTAAGGGAGgacctcccccaccccccaccccgaGAAGAACGTCAATAGTGGTACAAAACTACAGTTTTTTTATGAATACCTTGTATATTTTTCTTATAATATTCAAAAGGTAAAACTTTTAACATCAAGCTGCTTTCAAAGAGGAGGTCTGAGAGATTCTTCAAGAACTTTGCAAGCTAGGTCTGAAGAGGGAACGTCAAAGAAGGTTATTGATAAAGCTTTTAAGAGATCATCCAGGCGGGGTCCTGTAACTTGGTTGTCACTAGCACTTACAGCTTTGGCTGGTGGAGGTTTGCTGTTCTATGTGCGGCATATTaaagaggaaaaggaaagagGTGATGTAGAACATTATTTTGATAAATTCAGGTTGTCAAAAGACTAGTTGCAAATGGAAGTATCATTGTCGACTTAATTCAGAAAATTATTTTCTGAATTTTACCAGCCAGACTACTTGCCAGTAAAAGAGAAAAATAGGAGGCCAGGAGTTGAAAATTCTCCAAATTAGGGCTGGTATACAGTGCATACTTTGCAGATTTAACTCCTGCTTGTAAGGTTAGGGAGGGCTTAGAAGTAGAGACCCATAGTGCCATGAGCCTGCTTCCTCTTTAGAGGTTAATAGAGCACATCTCTTCAGTTTTACCATTTATTAacacattttccttttgttcacTTCCTCTCGGATATATTTGCATCTTAAATTcagagaaagaaaaagcaaagaaaagatcAATTGGAAAAGTAGCACTTGGAGGGCCATTCAGCCTAACAGATCAAAATGGAAAAGCTGTTACTGACAAGGATTTCCTTGGAAAGTGGATCTTACTGTATTTTGGATTCACTCACTGTCCCGATATTTGTCCAGATGAGTTAGAAAAGATGGCAAAAGCAATTGACATTGTTGGTAGGTAAAGTTAATTGTCATTATGATAGTAAGTGTATTTTATAACGAAGTCCTGTCTAATTCTAGTATTAGTTAGGGTGCGTTTTTtgtctgaaaacggattttgcgattttttggcGAACTCCAAAAACGGATCATAAATTTAAAGTATCCGCACTTGAGGAGGATAGTTAGGATCAAATCTAAATCCAGGTTTTCGAGATTCACCACTTCAGcattttttgggaaaggatttcaaaaaaagtatttttgaagagtggttttccatgcaaaaatgatacacagCAGCTCCGTACATGACAAATTTCAGACCAGAATTACCCTAAAAGTTTCTcgacagcaataatattgttagcacctttccttAGACAGCTAAAAAAGTAAACTGCAAAAATAACCTGTGTAATTGATTTCTACCTTAGCAtgcatgtttttcgtcatttctttttatagatcgctaaggtattttttttctggaggCATTTTCATTGAAGAGTTTCTCTTAAAAACAAGCCAGTCAACCACTACTATTCTTTCTTGAAATTGGGTGTTTGAATTGGCATGGCAAATAATCCTTTTTCcgattttacatttttttatgcTGAATGAACTCGTGACATTATTACAAGGTGGAATTTTCTTTGCCAAAATGCCATCTCCAAAATATTGTCAACACTGACAATATCTCACACCTCTTATTGACCTCCTCATTACTGATACTAGCATTAAATCACTTTTTTTGGTCATAACCACTTAATAGTCCTTCTAAGAATACAGCCCTATCTTGCGCCAAAAATACTTTGTGCTTTTTACCTTGTTGCAGATCAAAACAAAGAGAAGCTGGGTACTGAGCTCCAGCCTCTCTTTATTACAGTTGATCCATCAAGGGATGATGTTGAAGCTGTGAGGGCGTATGTTAAAGgtaattgaacccacaacctttgggttagatcactgctgctctactgactgagctacaaagtcagacgggagcaggccgtttttgcaaacgttagtCGTGTCGCACTTATATATCAACAGACTTATAATAACTATTAGTCTTAACTATCTATAGTCTCCTGTCAAACTCTGCATACCTCAAGTTCAAAGGAGCCTTTTACTCTGTAGCCCACCTTTCAGTTATTAATGTGAGCAAATCTCACCACCTATTCTTAGCTTCAataactttctttcttttcttttagaaTTTCACCCCCGTCTACTTGGTCTCACAGGCACTGCTGAACAAATATATCAAGTTTGCAAGGCATATAGAGTGTACTATAGTGCTGGGCCAGCAGATGAAGATAATGATTACATTGTAAGTCTTGAGTGCCTAGGTCCATCTTTAATAATATAGTCTTAAAGGTTAATGATGAAGAAAAAGCTTCTTCTGgaaaacatacccaattcaagatTTGAGTTAAAAAACCATACCCCATTTGAGACCAAAACGAataaaaaaccataccctttggggctGCACATTCCAAtgtagcccatataagggagtaccacccccaccccccaccccgaGAAGAACGTCAGTAGCGACCTTTCTCTCATTTTTGTTCCATTATTTTTCTGCCCCAAATAGCCCCTAGTGTCTGCAATGACTTGAGGTAAAGACTTGCCTTTACCTCTTTTGATACGACTTGTACGTGTAAAACTCAATGAAAGTAAGTTTACATGTATAGCTGGCATGCTGTTTACTGCTCAAAATGTGGTGACAATTTGACAAAACAATGCAAGCATGCAAAAGATTCACAGTGACTGCAGCTAACCCcttgacacccaaaccggccagacttagta
Above is a window of Montipora capricornis isolate CH-2021 chromosome 6, ASM3666992v2, whole genome shotgun sequence DNA encoding:
- the LOC138051170 gene encoding protein SCO1 homolog, mitochondrial-like → MFGQRMTIFRRYNEFLRNSFHNRRDVQAQVKLLTSSCFQRGGLRDSSRTLQARSEEGTSKKVIDKAFKRSSRRGPVTWLSLALTALAGGGLLFYVRHIKEEKEREKEKAKKRSIGKVALGGPFSLTDQNGKAVTDKDFLGKWILLYFGFTHCPDICPDELEKMAKAIDIVDQNKEKLGTELQPLFITVDPSRDDVEAVRAYVKEFHPRLLGLTGTAEQIYQVCKAYRVYYSAGPADEDNDYIVDHTIIQYLVNPSGEFVEYFGQNKTAEDIAAGITRNMISHKLNQKK